The Oscillospiraceae bacterium genome contains a region encoding:
- a CDS encoding type I glutamate--ammonia ligase — translation MSHTVTQLMQFFEESDIKFIRLAFCDIFGVQKNIAIMANQLPHAAESGISFDASAIAGFANVAESDLFLVPDLDTFSLLPWRPSEGCVGHFFCSIQYPDGRPFEGDGRYLLQKTEQRAARAGYSFLLGPECEFYLFETDERGGATLRPFDEAGYFDIAPLDRGENVRRQICLTLEEMGIQPERSHHEQGPGQNEIDFRCSSPLRAADDLMALRTAIKAIAAQNGLFASFLPKPLPGQSGSGLHINLSIFQNGQNLFEGFKEKPNTVAGAFLAGILQRIPEITVFADPLPGSYQRLGECEAPGVVSWSCQNRSSLVRVPAAKGGDCRMELRSPDPSCNPYFVTALLLAAGFEGVEKGLPLPAPTDAELYRARRGDGLTALPKSLGEAVETAAQSSFLRSALPEKLLTNYLAQKRREAAEYAAKKNPYRYEIKRYFGRI, via the coding sequence ATGAGCCATACCGTAACACAGCTGATGCAATTTTTTGAAGAGAGCGACATCAAGTTCATCCGCCTTGCTTTTTGCGATATCTTTGGCGTGCAGAAGAATATCGCGATCATGGCAAACCAGCTGCCCCATGCGGCGGAGAGCGGGATCTCCTTCGACGCTTCGGCCATCGCGGGCTTTGCGAATGTGGCGGAGTCCGATCTGTTCCTGGTGCCCGACCTGGACACCTTTTCGCTGCTGCCCTGGCGGCCGAGCGAAGGGTGTGTGGGGCATTTTTTCTGCAGCATCCAGTACCCGGACGGCCGGCCGTTCGAGGGGGACGGCCGTTACCTGCTGCAAAAAACGGAACAGCGGGCGGCCCGGGCGGGCTACAGCTTTTTGCTGGGCCCGGAGTGTGAGTTTTATCTGTTCGAGACCGACGAGCGGGGCGGCGCCACCCTGCGCCCCTTTGACGAAGCCGGTTATTTTGACATTGCGCCCCTGGACCGGGGCGAAAATGTGCGGCGGCAGATCTGCCTGACCCTGGAGGAGATGGGCATTCAGCCCGAGCGCAGCCACCACGAGCAGGGGCCGGGGCAAAACGAGATCGACTTCCGCTGCTCCTCGCCCCTGCGGGCGGCCGATGACCTGATGGCTTTGCGGACTGCCATTAAGGCGATCGCCGCCCAGAATGGTTTGTTTGCCTCGTTTTTGCCAAAGCCCCTGCCGGGGCAGAGCGGCAGCGGCCTGCACATCAACCTGTCGATCTTCCAGAATGGGCAAAACCTGTTTGAAGGGTTTAAGGAAAAGCCAAACACTGTGGCGGGGGCTTTTCTGGCCGGCATCCTGCAGCGTATCCCCGAGATCACGGTGTTTGCAGACCCGCTGCCCGGGTCGTACCAGCGCCTGGGCGAGTGCGAGGCCCCGGGCGTGGTGAGCTGGTCCTGCCAGAACCGCTCCTCGCTGGTGCGGGTGCCCGCCGCCAAGGGCGGGGACTGCCGGATGGAGCTGCGCAGCCCGGACCCCTCGTGCAACCCGTACTTTGTTACGGCACTGCTGCTGGCCGCAGGATTTGAGGGGGTGGAAAAGGGCCTGCCCCTGCCCGCCCCCACGGACGCCGAGCTGTATCGGGCCCGGAGGGGGGATGGGCTGACCGCGCTGCCCAAAAGCCTGGGCGAGGCGGTGGAGACGGCTGCGCAGAGCAGCTTTCTGCGCAGCGCCCTGCCGGAAAAGCTGCTGACAAACTACCTTGCGCAGAAGAGGCGGGAGGCCGCCGAGTACGCGGCGAAGAAGAACCCTTATCGGTATGAGATAAAGCGGTATTTTGGGCGCATTTGA
- a CDS encoding LPS biosynthesis protein PseA, with amino-acid sequence MERLPRFVSIDYEKYAPELPEKMRETLYGLPAGVRFCRECVMSNQKPNSCFEFQHTSRSVKKTMVIQPDGVCDACHACHNKESRIDWAERERQLRELCDRYRKHDGSYDCLVPGSGGKDSFYAAHLLKYKYGMHPLTVTWAPHIYTDWGWKNFEAWIHAGFDNYLCTPNGLTHRLLTRLATENLFHPFQPFILGQKQLAPKMAAKFGIPLVFYGENEAEFGNPIADNDSALRDERFFAANDFDHIYLGGVPLRQLQEDFGVDKADLAIYLPCETSDVRKGGIQVHYMGYYEKWHPQGAYYYSVEHGGFIPSPERTAGTYSKYNSIDDKVDDFFYYTTYIKYGIGRCTYDAAQEIRNGEITRAEGAALCKKYDGEFPMRFAQDFFDYISIDREHFGRAADCFEQPRMDLAYFMHLADRFRSPHLWQYQGGRWSLRHTPFEGPSLCGFGAPKEE; translated from the coding sequence ATGGAGCGATTACCGCGCTTTGTTTCGATCGACTACGAAAAATACGCGCCGGAGCTGCCGGAAAAGATGCGTGAAACCCTGTACGGCCTGCCGGCGGGGGTCCGCTTTTGCCGCGAGTGCGTGATGAGCAACCAGAAGCCGAACAGCTGCTTTGAATTTCAGCACACCAGCCGGTCGGTGAAAAAAACCATGGTGATCCAGCCGGACGGCGTGTGCGACGCCTGCCATGCCTGCCATAACAAGGAGAGCAGGATCGACTGGGCCGAACGCGAGCGTCAGCTGCGCGAGCTGTGTGACCGCTACCGGAAACACGACGGCAGCTACGATTGCCTGGTGCCCGGCAGCGGCGGAAAGGACAGCTTTTACGCCGCGCATCTGCTGAAATATAAATACGGCATGCACCCCCTCACGGTGACCTGGGCGCCCCACATCTACACTGACTGGGGCTGGAAAAACTTTGAGGCATGGATCCACGCGGGGTTCGACAATTATCTGTGCACCCCCAACGGCCTGACCCACCGGCTGCTCACCCGCCTGGCCACCGAAAACCTGTTTCACCCGTTCCAGCCTTTTATTTTGGGGCAAAAGCAGCTTGCACCGAAAATGGCGGCGAAATTTGGGATCCCGCTGGTGTTTTACGGGGAGAACGAGGCGGAATTCGGCAACCCCATTGCGGATAACGACAGCGCCCTGCGGGACGAACGCTTTTTTGCCGCCAATGATTTTGACCACATCTACCTGGGGGGCGTGCCGCTGCGGCAGCTGCAGGAGGATTTTGGTGTGGACAAGGCGGATTTGGCCATCTATCTGCCCTGTGAAACCAGCGATGTGCGCAAGGGCGGCATTCAGGTGCACTATATGGGATACTACGAAAAATGGCACCCTCAGGGAGCGTATTATTACAGCGTGGAGCACGGCGGCTTTATCCCCAGCCCGGAGCGCACGGCGGGCACCTATTCAAAGTATAACTCCATCGACGACAAGGTGGACGATTTCTTTTACTATACCACGTATATCAAGTATGGGATCGGCCGCTGCACCTACGACGCCGCCCAGGAGATCCGCAACGGCGAGATCACCCGGGCCGAGGGGGCGGCGCTGTGCAAAAAGTACGACGGGGAGTTCCCCATGCGGTTTGCACAGGATTTTTTTGACTATATCTCCATCGACCGGGAGCATTTTGGCAGAGCCGCCGACTGCTTTGAACAGCCCCGGATGGACCTTGCCTATTTTATGCACCTGGCCGACCGGTTCCGTTCACCCCACCTGTGGCAGTACCAGGGCGGGCGCTGGAGCCTGCGGCACACCCCGTTCGAGGGGCCGAGCCTGTGCGGGTTCGGGGCGCCGAAGGAGGAATAA
- the hisF gene encoding imidazole glycerol phosphate synthase cyclase subunit: MQRKLRVIARLDVKDENLVKGIQYEGLRKLGPPHGFALKYYRQEVDELLYLDTVASLYERNNLGGILRDTTEDVFIPITAGGGLRSAEDVGAVLAAGADKAAINTAALRRPALIAEVARAFGSQCMVLSIQAKRRDPGDPSAGWEAYYDNGREHSGRDVVEWARQAAALGAGEILLTSVDSEGLQRGMDLELVAAVAQKVNVPVIAAGGARGAGDLAACARAGAAAAAVGSLLHYGKAGVQELKEGLEAEGVGVRRCRAW; this comes from the coding sequence ATGCAAAGAAAGCTGCGGGTGATCGCCCGGCTGGACGTGAAGGACGAAAATCTGGTGAAGGGAATCCAGTACGAGGGGCTTCGAAAGCTGGGGCCGCCCCACGGGTTTGCCCTGAAATATTACCGCCAGGAGGTGGATGAGCTGCTGTATCTCGACACTGTGGCCAGCCTGTACGAGCGGAACAACCTGGGCGGCATTCTGCGGGATACCACCGAGGATGTGTTTATCCCCATTACGGCCGGAGGCGGGCTGCGAAGCGCGGAGGATGTGGGGGCGGTGCTGGCGGCGGGGGCCGACAAGGCGGCGATTAACACGGCTGCCCTGCGCAGGCCCGCCCTGATCGCCGAGGTTGCCCGCGCCTTTGGCAGCCAGTGCATGGTGCTGAGCATCCAGGCAAAGCGAAGGGATCCGGGCGACCCCTCGGCCGGCTGGGAAGCTTATTACGACAATGGCCGCGAGCACTCGGGGCGGGACGTGGTGGAATGGGCACGGCAGGCAGCGGCGCTGGGGGCAGGGGAGATCCTGCTCACCAGCGTGGACAGCGAGGGGCTGCAGCGCGGCATGGATTTGGAACTGGTGGCGGCGGTGGCACAAAAGGTGAACGTGCCGGTCATCGCCGCCGGCGGGGCGCGCGGCGCAGGGGATCTGGCGGCCTGTGCCCGGGCGGGCGCGGCTGCGGCCGCGGTGGGCAGCCTGCTGCACTACGGAAAAGCTGGGGTGCAGGAATTGAAGGAGGGGCTGGAAGCGGAGGGAGTGGGGGTGAGACGATGCAGGGCGTGGTAA
- the hisH1 gene encoding imidazole glycerol phosphate synthase subunit HisH 1: protein MQGVVTIVDYGRSNLLSVQRALEHCGTWVEYARTPAQVEAARVLVLPGVGCFADAMKVMETKGLARAVQNKARQGTPLLGICLGMQLLFESSTEGGYAAGLGLLPGTVEPLPHNTAGGKPLRTPHIGWNALFPAKGARFGGTLLQAVRPGEEVYFVHGYQARPARAADRLANTVYGGHLVCAAVHRGNVAGTQFHPEKSGEAGLAILHAFLQGAGQITRQETMKEVIWDETGISPGAQPV, encoded by the coding sequence ATGCAGGGCGTGGTAACGATTGTGGATTATGGGCGCAGCAACCTTTTGAGCGTGCAGCGGGCGCTGGAGCATTGCGGCACGTGGGTGGAATATGCCCGGACGCCCGCGCAGGTGGAGGCGGCCCGGGTGCTGGTGCTGCCCGGGGTGGGCTGTTTTGCCGACGCCATGAAAGTCATGGAGACAAAGGGGCTGGCCCGCGCCGTGCAAAACAAAGCCCGCCAGGGCACGCCCCTGCTGGGGATCTGCCTGGGCATGCAGCTGCTGTTCGAGAGCAGCACCGAAGGCGGCTATGCGGCGGGGCTGGGGCTCTTGCCGGGCACGGTGGAGCCATTGCCGCACAACACCGCCGGAGGGAAGCCGCTGCGCACCCCGCACATTGGCTGGAACGCCCTTTTTCCGGCAAAGGGGGCGCGCTTTGGGGGCACTTTGCTGCAGGCGGTAAGGCCCGGTGAAGAGGTCTACTTTGTGCACGGCTACCAGGCAAGACCCGCGCGGGCGGCCGACCGGCTGGCGAATACCGTGTACGGGGGGCATTTGGTGTGCGCGGCCGTGCACAGAGGGAATGTGGCCGGCACCCAGTTCCACCCGGAGAAAAGCGGGGAAGCGGGCCTGGCGATTCTGCACGCATTTTTGCAGGGGGCCGGGCAGATCACACGACAGGAAACCATGAAGGAGGTCATTTGGGATGAAACAGGAATATCGCCCGGCGCTCAGCCTGTATGA
- the asnA_2 gene encoding aspartate--ammonia ligase: protein MKQEYRPALSLYETQSAIGAVKRIFQEQLARRLGLLRVTAPLFVDPATGLNDDLNGVERPVAFDVPQIPELERGAEIVQSLAKWKRQALARYGIAPGKGLYTDMNAIRRDEVPDEVHSIYVDQWDWEKALTPQMRSEEYLRDTVRDIVAAVCFTLAEVKKMYPQLCVSISRHVSFVTTQQLEDRWPELSPRQREEAYVREHPTAFIMQIGGRLKSGRPHDGRAPDYDDWTLNGDLLFWDAPLDRALEVSSMGIRVDAQGMRSQCEAAGCAQRLELPFHRAVLQGEVPLSIGGGIGQSRLCMLLLGKAHIGEVQASLWPGQMIKACGERGIPLL, encoded by the coding sequence ATGAAACAGGAATATCGCCCGGCGCTCAGCCTGTATGAAACACAGAGCGCGATTGGGGCAGTAAAGAGGATTTTTCAGGAACAGCTGGCCCGCAGGCTGGGGCTACTGCGGGTTACAGCGCCCCTGTTTGTGGACCCGGCCACCGGCCTGAACGACGATTTGAACGGGGTGGAACGGCCGGTTGCGTTTGATGTTCCGCAGATCCCAGAGCTTGAGCGGGGGGCGGAGATCGTGCAGAGCCTGGCAAAATGGAAGCGCCAGGCACTGGCGCGGTATGGGATCGCCCCCGGCAAGGGGCTTTATACCGATATGAATGCGATCCGCCGGGACGAAGTGCCGGATGAAGTGCATTCGATCTATGTGGACCAATGGGACTGGGAAAAGGCGCTCACACCCCAGATGCGCAGCGAGGAATACCTGCGGGATACCGTGCGCGACATCGTGGCCGCGGTGTGCTTTACCCTGGCCGAGGTGAAAAAGATGTATCCGCAGCTCTGCGTGAGCATTTCGCGGCATGTGAGCTTTGTTACCACCCAGCAGCTGGAGGACCGCTGGCCCGAACTCAGCCCCCGCCAGCGCGAGGAGGCCTATGTGCGCGAGCACCCCACGGCGTTTATCATGCAGATCGGCGGCAGGCTGAAAAGCGGCCGGCCGCACGATGGCCGTGCGCCGGACTACGACGATTGGACCCTGAACGGGGACCTGTTGTTTTGGGACGCGCCGCTGGACCGGGCGCTGGAAGTATCCAGCATGGGAATCCGGGTGGACGCGCAGGGCATGCGCAGCCAGTGCGAGGCTGCAGGCTGCGCCCAGCGCCTGGAATTGCCCTTTCACCGGGCCGTGCTGCAAGGCGAAGTGCCCCTGAGTATCGGCGGGGGGATCGGCCAAAGCCGGCTGTGCATGCTGCTGCTGGGCAAGGCCCACATCGGGGAAGTCCAGGCCAGCCTGTGGCCCGGGCAGATGATAAAGGCCTGCGGAGAGCGGGGCATCCCGCTGCTGTGA
- a CDS encoding acyl-ACP thioesterase, whose amino-acid sequence MPEPKTFTETFRVFDFECDINRKLLPGGALRISQQISTDHCDCLGLTADFYRANHAVFLLAKLACEFTRVPLIGETLTLVTLPETAKRAVYKRVTRILDEEGREIGLVDSRWVLVDTDTHRILRRPPEAFAALPFDEEVPFALNMEIPKPESTEPAGTARADYTLCDTNRHLNNTHYADVACNALPLEELERRAVRRIALNYHSEVPAGESFELERGRLDENTWYVAGQRGGKRCFEAKLTLE is encoded by the coding sequence ATGCCAGAGCCAAAAACCTTTACCGAAACCTTTCGGGTATTTGATTTTGAGTGCGATATCAACCGCAAGCTGCTGCCCGGCGGCGCGCTGCGCATCAGCCAGCAGATCTCGACCGATCATTGTGACTGCCTGGGCCTCACAGCCGATTTTTACAGGGCGAATCACGCAGTCTTTTTGCTGGCGAAGCTCGCCTGTGAATTCACCCGTGTGCCGCTGATCGGCGAAACGCTGACCCTGGTCACCCTGCCCGAAACAGCTAAAAGGGCCGTTTACAAGCGTGTGACCCGCATTTTGGACGAGGAGGGCCGGGAGATCGGCCTGGTGGACAGCCGCTGGGTGCTGGTGGACACCGACACACACCGCATCCTGCGCCGCCCGCCCGAAGCGTTTGCCGCGCTGCCCTTTGATGAAGAAGTGCCCTTTGCGCTGAATATGGAGATCCCAAAGCCGGAGAGCACCGAGCCTGCGGGCACAGCCCGTGCGGATTATACCCTGTGCGACACCAACCGCCACCTGAACAACACCCACTATGCCGACGTGGCCTGCAATGCCCTGCCCCTGGAAGAGCTGGAGCGCAGAGCGGTGCGCAGAATTGCCCTGAACTACCACAGCGAGGTGCCCGCAGGGGAGAGCTTTGAGCTGGAACGGGGCCGTTTGGACGAAAACACCTGGTATGTGGCCGGCCAGCGCGGGGGCAAGCGCTGTTTTGAAGCGAAGCTTACTTTGGAGTGA
- a CDS encoding inosine 5-monophosphate dehydrogenase, with translation MAYYFEQPSRTFGEYLLVPGYSSSECVPDAVSLKTPLVKYRKGQEECPITMNIPMVSAIMQSVSGAELAIALAKQGGVSFIYGSQSVESEAEMVRRVKSYKKGFVTSDSNLKPTATLADVLALKEKTGHSTVAVTEDGTAHGKLLGIVASRDYRISRMELTEQVAGFMTPLEKLVIAPDTTTLKEANDIIWANKINSLPLVDAEGKLKYMVFRKDYDSHKENVNELLDAGKSYVVGAGINTRDYAERVPALVAAGVDVVCIDSSEGFTEWQSRTIGWIRENYGDKVKVGAGNVVDREGFRFLAEAGADFVKIGIGGGSICITRETKGIGRGQATAVIEVAKARDEYYRETGVYVPICSDGGIVHDYHMTLALAMGADFVMLGRYFARFEESPTNKVRINGTTMKEYWGEGSNRARNWQRYDLGGASKLSFEEGVDSYVPYAGTLADGVNSTLYKVRSTMCNCGALSIPELQEKARLTVVSSTSIVEGGSHDVVLKNNGSNN, from the coding sequence ATGGCGTATTATTTCGAGCAGCCCAGCCGCACCTTTGGCGAATATCTGCTTGTTCCCGGTTACTCTTCTTCCGAGTGTGTGCCGGACGCGGTGAGCCTGAAGACCCCCCTGGTAAAGTATCGCAAAGGGCAGGAGGAATGCCCCATCACCATGAACATTCCTATGGTAAGCGCCATTATGCAGTCTGTTTCGGGGGCTGAGCTTGCCATTGCGCTGGCAAAGCAGGGCGGCGTTTCGTTTATCTACGGCTCGCAGAGCGTGGAGAGCGAGGCGGAAATGGTGCGCCGGGTCAAGAGCTACAAAAAGGGTTTTGTGACCAGCGATTCCAACCTGAAGCCCACCGCCACCCTGGCGGACGTGCTGGCGCTGAAAGAGAAGACCGGCCATTCCACCGTGGCTGTGACCGAGGACGGCACCGCCCACGGAAAGCTGCTGGGCATTGTGGCAAGCCGCGACTACCGCATCAGCCGCATGGAGCTGACCGAGCAGGTGGCCGGCTTTATGACCCCGCTGGAAAAGCTGGTCATTGCGCCGGACACCACCACCCTGAAAGAGGCAAACGACATTATCTGGGCCAACAAGATCAACTCGCTGCCCCTGGTGGACGCCGAGGGCAAGCTGAAATATATGGTTTTTCGCAAGGACTACGACAGCCACAAGGAAAATGTGAACGAGCTGCTGGACGCGGGCAAGAGCTATGTGGTGGGCGCGGGCATCAACACCCGCGATTATGCCGAGCGCGTGCCCGCTTTGGTGGCCGCCGGGGTGGACGTGGTGTGCATTGATTCCTCCGAGGGCTTTACCGAGTGGCAGAGCCGCACGATCGGCTGGATCCGCGAAAATTACGGCGATAAGGTGAAGGTGGGCGCGGGCAATGTGGTGGACCGCGAAGGGTTCCGCTTTTTGGCCGAGGCCGGGGCCGACTTTGTGAAGATCGGCATTGGCGGCGGTTCCATCTGCATCACCCGCGAAACCAAGGGCATTGGCCGAGGGCAGGCCACGGCGGTGATCGAGGTGGCGAAGGCCCGCGATGAATACTACCGCGAGACGGGCGTGTATGTGCCCATTTGTTCGGACGGCGGCATTGTGCACGACTACCACATGACCCTGGCCCTTGCCATGGGAGCGGACTTTGTGATGCTGGGCCGGTATTTTGCACGCTTTGAGGAGAGCCCCACCAATAAGGTGCGGATCAACGGCACCACCATGAAGGAATACTGGGGCGAGGGGTCCAACCGGGCCCGCAACTGGCAGCGTTACGACCTGGGCGGCGCCAGCAAGCTGAGCTTTGAAGAGGGAGTCGACAGCTATGTGCCCTATGCGGGCACCCTGGCCGACGGCGTGAACAGCACCCTTTACAAGGTGCGCAGCACCATGTGCAACTGCGGGGCGCTGAGCATTCCCGAATTGCAGGAAAAGGCGCGCCTGACCGTGGTGTCGTCCACCAGCATCGTGGAGGGCGGAAGCCACGACGTGGTGCTGAAGAACAACGGCAGCAACAACTGA
- a CDS encoding GGDEF domain-containing protein, with product MKPTKSILFHLRPIILIAAVSMVLSALLLWNSSALKRELAHSTEEYVMDVSAQLAGDISSRLDSFQQALESVACTLSPLPDQDALQASLNRQAQILGFDALAVIAPGGAAVPQGFPKEYLQDRSVFQNKLSSGPAVTYLGGQDLLFSVPLEAGGPAGHILAGVRSKENIQALIAPKSYNGRGLTCIVNSSGAVVISPTDLKPFLQLGDIFSSGADAKAQQAISHMITDMAAQRSGVFQFTAVDGSNLVLSYHPLNANGWILLTLVPADLISGNAGAYIFRSFLLIAGGLLVLGLLFLALVQTYRANRRQLESVAYTDPLTGGLNRAAFQRAYQKLASGMPPSSCTLVFLDVKGFKLINESLGVRAGNKILQYICQTLQQHLQPGEIAARVNADQFVLCLQESAPGQVQARLDKMVGAINSSGRPAELQYALTIPQGACRIDDPATDLMLIEERARTACKLQSERSVCSFYNSDLIEKIKREQELNAQLPLSLAHGDFYVYLQPKVRLRDGALGGAEALVRWRHPQYGMIPPGEFIPLFERNGSVCTLDLYLFEQICALLRRWMDQGRAPLPISFNLSRVHFKNPNYLEPFLRLKEQYRIPNGILEMELTESTFFDEQQRQLVQSSIVEMHRHGFLCSLDDFGVGFSALALLKDFDVDAIKLDRQFFSEIASSKSRAVISSFIALAQTLGIHTVAEGIETREQADFLRQAGCDMIQGFYFSKPLPIPEFETWAPSRPPGPN from the coding sequence ATGAAACCGACCAAATCTATCCTTTTCCATTTAAGGCCCATCATTCTCATCGCGGCCGTTTCCATGGTGCTGAGCGCTCTGCTGCTTTGGAACTCGTCTGCACTGAAAAGGGAACTTGCACACAGCACCGAGGAGTATGTCATGGATGTTTCCGCCCAGTTGGCCGGCGATATCTCCTCCCGGCTCGATTCCTTCCAGCAGGCTTTGGAAAGCGTTGCCTGCACGCTCTCCCCACTCCCCGATCAGGATGCCCTGCAAGCTTCACTCAACCGGCAGGCACAAATTTTAGGGTTTGACGCGCTTGCGGTCATCGCCCCGGGCGGGGCCGCCGTTCCCCAGGGGTTTCCAAAAGAGTATCTGCAGGATCGCAGCGTTTTCCAAAACAAGCTTTCCTCAGGCCCCGCTGTTACTTATCTGGGCGGGCAGGATCTCCTGTTTTCGGTTCCTCTGGAGGCGGGCGGGCCGGCCGGCCATATTCTGGCGGGCGTGCGCAGCAAAGAAAATATTCAGGCTCTGATCGCACCCAAAAGCTACAATGGCCGCGGCCTTACCTGTATTGTAAACAGCAGCGGCGCGGTGGTGATCTCACCCACCGATTTAAAGCCGTTTCTTCAATTGGGCGATATTTTTTCCTCCGGCGCCGATGCAAAAGCGCAGCAGGCCATTTCGCACATGATCACCGACATGGCGGCGCAAAGGTCCGGCGTATTCCAGTTTACCGCAGTGGACGGCAGCAATCTGGTCCTGTCGTATCATCCGCTGAATGCCAACGGCTGGATCCTGCTCACCCTGGTGCCCGCCGACCTGATCTCCGGAAATGCCGGCGCTTACATCTTCCGCAGCTTTCTGCTCATTGCCGGCGGCCTTCTGGTTCTCGGCCTGCTCTTTTTGGCCCTTGTTCAAACCTACCGGGCAAATCGCCGGCAGCTGGAATCCGTTGCATATACCGATCCGCTCACCGGCGGGCTGAACCGGGCGGCATTTCAGCGCGCCTATCAAAAGCTGGCGTCCGGCATGCCGCCTTCTTCCTGCACGCTCGTTTTTCTGGATGTGAAAGGCTTCAAGCTGATCAACGAAAGCCTGGGCGTTCGCGCCGGAAACAAAATTCTGCAATATATCTGCCAAACGCTGCAGCAGCACCTTCAGCCGGGCGAGATCGCGGCCAGGGTAAACGCGGACCAGTTTGTGCTTTGCCTCCAAGAGAGCGCGCCGGGGCAGGTCCAGGCTCGCCTGGATAAAATGGTGGGGGCCATCAATTCCTCCGGCCGCCCTGCGGAATTGCAATATGCCCTCACCATCCCGCAGGGCGCCTGCCGCATCGACGACCCCGCCACCGACCTCATGCTGATCGAGGAACGCGCCCGCACCGCCTGCAAACTCCAAAGTGAAAGATCGGTCTGCTCTTTCTACAACTCCGACCTGATCGAAAAGATCAAGCGTGAACAGGAGCTCAACGCGCAGCTTCCCCTCTCCCTTGCCCACGGCGACTTTTATGTTTATCTGCAGCCAAAGGTGCGCCTGCGCGACGGGGCTCTCGGCGGTGCGGAGGCACTGGTCCGGTGGCGCCACCCCCAATACGGCATGATCCCACCGGGAGAGTTTATCCCCCTGTTCGAGCGGAACGGCAGCGTCTGCACGCTGGACCTTTATCTCTTTGAACAGATCTGCGCCCTGCTCCGCCGCTGGATGGACCAGGGGCGCGCACCCCTGCCCATCTCCTTTAATCTGTCCCGTGTGCACTTCAAAAACCCAAACTATCTGGAACCTTTTCTGCGGCTGAAAGAGCAGTACCGCATCCCCAACGGCATACTGGAAATGGAATTGACCGAATCCACTTTTTTTGATGAGCAGCAGCGCCAGCTTGTACAGAGCTCCATCGTCGAGATGCATCGGCACGGTTTTCTCTGCTCACTGGATGACTTTGGCGTCGGCTTTTCCGCGTTGGCCCTGCTCAAGGACTTTGATGTGGACGCCATCAAGCTGGACCGGCAATTTTTCAGCGAGATCGCAAGCAGCAAAAGCCGGGCGGTCATTTCCAGCTTTATTGCGCTTGCCCAAACGCTTGGCATCCACACTGTGGCCGAGGGCATTGAAACCCGGGAGCAAGCGGATTTTTTGCGCCAGGCCGGCTGCGACATGATTCAGGGGTTCTATTTTTCAAAGCCCCTTCCCATCCCCGAGTTTGAAACCTGGGCCCCCTCCCGCCCCCCGGGACCGAACTGA